One Tenebrio molitor chromosome 2, icTenMoli1.1, whole genome shotgun sequence genomic region harbors:
- the LOC138124242 gene encoding uncharacterized protein yields MQRVDRCGTYINRAHLPPCSVHIQQNSNMFVKLTVLACSVAVACGVWNGPLAGGSPASQFPAGISPQACPNFPHCSNPAVAANPNAPAPYNPAPQYNGYNPAPQYNAYNPAPVPQYNPGLQSALDRGEYTGDGDYRGEGLAESGAYGNNGQHGGYNPAPAYNPAPAYNPGLPAGVPAQIPAGVDARSCPNYPFCH; encoded by the exons ATGCAACGGGTGGATAGGTGTGGTACTTATATAAATAGAGCACATTTACCTCCTTGTTCAGTTCATATCCAGCAAAATAGCAACATGTTTGTAAAACTG ACCGTGTTGGCTTGTTCGGTAGCAGTAGCCTGCGGAGTGTGGAACGGGCCCTTGGCTGGAGGATCGCCCGCCTCTCAGTTTCCCGCAGGAATAAGCCCGCAAGCCTGTCCCAACTTCCCTCACTGCTCCAACCCGGCTGTGGCCGCGAACCCGAACGCTCCCGCCCCTTACAATCCTGCCCCTCAATACAATGGGTACAATCCTGCCCCACAATACAACGCATACAATCCCGCACCTGTTCCACAGTACAACCCAGGTCTTCAGAGCGCTCTGGACAGAGGTGAGTACACTGGAGATGGTGACTACCGCGGTGAGGGACTCGCTGAATCCGGCGCTTATGGAAATAATG GACAACACGGTGGATACAATCCTGCACCAGCGTACAATCCCGCTCCTGCTTACAATCCTGGGCTGCCTGCTGGAGTGCCAGCCCAGATTCCGGCGGGCGTGGACGCCAGGTCTTGCCCTAATTATCCATTCTGCCACTAG
- the LOC138124266 gene encoding uncharacterized protein — translation MFVKLAVLACSLAAALAVYNGPLAGGLPAAQFPAGVNPQACPNYPNCANPSVAVNQSPVSQYNAAPQYNPAPQYNQYNQQPQYAPQPQYNQAPAPQYNPSVQNALDRGEYIGDGDYHGEGLAEALAPGYQGQAQAYNPAPAYNPAAYAQPQAYQQPAGVGQPAQIPAGVDARSCPNYPFCH, via the exons ATGTTTGTAAAACTG GCCGTATTAGCTTGCTCCCTCGCCGCCGCCCTGGCGGTGTACAACGGGCCCCTCGCCGGAGGTCTCCCCGCCGCCCAGTTCCCCGCCGGAGTGAACCCTCAGGCTTGCCCCAACTACCCCAACTGCGCCAACCCCTCCGTCGCCGTCAACCAGTCCCCCGTCTCCCAGTACAACGCCGCTCCCCAGTACAATCCCGCTCCTCAGTACAACCAGTACAACCAACAGCCCCAGTACGCCCCTCAACCCCAGTACAACCAGGCCCCGGCTCCCCAGTACAACCCCAGCGTGCAGAACGCTCTCGACAGAGGCGAATACATCGGGGACGGTGACTACCACGGTGAAGGTCTCGCCGAAGCTCTCGCTCCAGGATACCAAG GACAAGCCCAAGCGTACAACCCTGCTCCGGCGTACAACCCTGCTGCCTACGCCCAACCCCAGGCCTACCAGCAGCCCGCTGGTGTGGGACAACCCGCCCAGATCCCCGCCGGAGTGGACGCCCGCTCCTGTCCCAACTACCCGTTCTGTCACTAA
- the Mlc-c gene encoding myosin-2 essential light chain isoform X2 — MANYTEDQMAEFQEAFQLFDNRGDGKIHVAQIGDALRALGQNPTESDVKKYTHQHKPDERVSFEVFLPIYQQISKSRSADTADDFIEGLRHFDKDGNGYISSAELRHLLTTLGEKLTDDEVEQLLQGQEDSQGNVNYEEFVKLIMSG; from the exons ATG GCAAACTACACAGAAGACCAGATGGCCG AATTCCAAGAGGCATTCCAGCTCTTCGATAACCGGGGGGATGGAAAAATCCACGTGGCCCAGATTGGCGATGCTCTCAGGGCCTTGGGGCAAAATCCGACTGAATCTGATGTGAAGAAGTACACCCATCAGCACAAGCCTGATGAGCGAGTGTCATTTGAAGTGTTTCTGCCAATCTACCAGCAAATTTCCAAGTCGAGAAGTGCGGACACCGCTGACGATTTTATCGAGGGGCTGCGCCACTTTGACAAGGATGGAAATGGTTACATCAGCTCAGCGGAGTTGCGCCACCTACTCACGACGCTGGGTGAGAAGTTGACAGATGATGAAGTGGAGCAGCTGCTCCAGGGACAAGAGGATTCCCAAGGGAATGTCAACTATGAAGAGTTTGTCAAGTTGATTATGTCCGGTTAA
- the Mlc-c gene encoding myosin-2 essential light chain isoform X1, translating to MYLYEPPSKLTLTSVEEFQEAFQLFDNRGDGKIHVAQIGDALRALGQNPTESDVKKYTHQHKPDERVSFEVFLPIYQQISKSRSADTADDFIEGLRHFDKDGNGYISSAELRHLLTTLGEKLTDDEVEQLLQGQEDSQGNVNYEEFVKLIMSG from the exons ATGTACCTTTACGAACCACCTAGCAAACTCACCCTGACTTCAGTCGAAG AATTCCAAGAGGCATTCCAGCTCTTCGATAACCGGGGGGATGGAAAAATCCACGTGGCCCAGATTGGCGATGCTCTCAGGGCCTTGGGGCAAAATCCGACTGAATCTGATGTGAAGAAGTACACCCATCAGCACAAGCCTGATGAGCGAGTGTCATTTGAAGTGTTTCTGCCAATCTACCAGCAAATTTCCAAGTCGAGAAGTGCGGACACCGCTGACGATTTTATCGAGGGGCTGCGCCACTTTGACAAGGATGGAAATGGTTACATCAGCTCAGCGGAGTTGCGCCACCTACTCACGACGCTGGGTGAGAAGTTGACAGATGATGAAGTGGAGCAGCTGCTCCAGGGACAAGAGGATTCCCAAGGGAATGTCAACTATGAAGAGTTTGTCAAGTTGATTATGTCCGGTTAA
- the dUTPase gene encoding deoxyuridine 5'-triphosphate nucleotidohydrolase — protein sequence MPAPLRQVLRIGGKNLMLLPQIPALFGISCVASVRYICSEFSKLEKRTKMPSSSIVMKYTKVVPEAYPPTKGSVKAAGYDLKSAYDCTVPARGKALVDTGIKVQLPEGCYGRIAPRSGLAVKNFIDVGAGVVDEDYRGVIKVVLFNHSDSAFEVKSGDRIAQFICERIYYPDLEEVKELTETERGEGGFGSTGKN from the exons ATGCCGGCACCACTGCGACAGGTGTTAAGAATTGGCGGTAAAAACTTGATGTTACTACCCCAAATTCCCGCGTTATTCGGCATTTCGTGTGTGGCGTCCGTCAGGTACATTTGCTCGGAGTTTTCAAAACTAGAAAAACGAACCAAAATGCCTTCCTCGAGTATCGTGATGAAATATACCAAAGTGGTCCCAGAGGCCTACCCTCCAACCAAAGGCTCCGTTAAAGCTGCCGGCTACGACCTCAAGAGCGCCTACGACTGCACCGTGCCCGCTCGGGGCAAAGCCCTAGTGGATACCGGCATTAAAGTACAACTCCCAGAAGGCTGCTATGGAAGAATCGCCCCTAGATCGGGCTTGGCTGTGAAGAATTTTATCGACGTTGGAG CTGGGGTAGTTGATGAAGACTACAGAGGAGTCATCAAAGTCGTACTGTTTAATCATTCAGATAGTGCTTTTGAAGTCAAGAGTGGTGACCGCATTGCCCAATTTATTTGTGAACGAATTTATTATCCTGACCTTGAGGAAGTTAAG GAACTAACTGAAACTGAGCGAGGAGAAGGTGGCTTTGGATCAACTGGAAAAAATTAG
- the HINT1 gene encoding adenosine 5'-monophosphoramidase HINT1 — MANEVQLAQTALSGGDTIFGKILRKELPCNFIYEDNLCVAFDDINPQAPVHFLVIPRKPIPQLSKAEDNDGPLLGHLLVVARKIAQKRNLKNGFRIVINDGPIGAQSVYHLHVHVLSGRQLQWPPG, encoded by the exons ATGGCGAACGAAGTGCAGTTGGCCCAAACAGCCCTCTCTGGGGGCGATACCATTTTCGGTAAAATCCTTCGCAAGGAGCTTccttgtaattttatttacgaAGACAATTTG TGCGTAGCCTTCGACGATATTAATCCGCAGGCCCCCGTCCACTTTTTGGTAATTCCTCGTAAGCCCATTCCTCAGCTGTCCAAAGCCGAGGACAACGACGGCCCGTTACTCGGACATTTGTTGGTCGTCGCTCGAAAAATAGCCCAAAAACGAAACTTGAAGAATGGATTTCGTATCGTAATTAATGACGGCCCCATTGGAGCTCAATCCGTTTATCACTTACACGTGCATGTCCTATCGGGCAGACAGCTCCAATGGCCTCCAGGTTAA